The following coding sequences lie in one Puniceicoccaceae bacterium genomic window:
- a CDS encoding response regulator transcription factor encodes MNSNPCISILLVDDHIVMRMGLVSAISGEPDLKVIAESENGMEAIEAYQTHRPDVVILDLRMPQLGGLQTIRKLNELNKHCRILVYSNFAGGEEIYSAFRAGASGFVAKDMPLDQLLEAIRIVHRGETFMPPEVSARIGFRAATNLTPREMEVLACVAKGMSNKEIGAELNLVEGTVKVHLTSILSKLGVADRTQAVLLAVKRGIIEIE; translated from the coding sequence GATCACATCGTCATGCGTATGGGTCTGGTAAGCGCGATTTCCGGCGAACCCGACCTAAAGGTTATTGCCGAATCCGAAAACGGAATGGAGGCAATCGAAGCCTATCAAACCCACCGCCCCGATGTCGTCATCCTCGACCTGCGCATGCCGCAACTTGGCGGACTGCAGACCATTCGCAAGCTGAACGAGCTGAACAAACACTGCCGCATTCTGGTCTACAGTAACTTTGCCGGAGGCGAGGAGATCTACTCCGCATTCCGGGCAGGAGCATCCGGGTTTGTGGCAAAGGATATGCCACTCGATCAATTGCTCGAGGCCATTCGCATCGTGCACAGGGGTGAGACTTTCATGCCGCCCGAAGTGAGCGCGCGCATTGGATTTCGCGCCGCCACCAACCTCACTCCACGCGAGATGGAGGTGCTCGCCTGCGTCGCCAAGGGCATGAGCAACAAGGAAATCGGTGCGGAGTTAAACCTGGTCGAGGGCACCGTCAAAGTGCACCTCACCAGCATCCTCTCCAAGCTCGGCGTCGCTGACCGCACGCAAGCGGTGCTGCTGGCGGTGAAGCGAGGCATCATCGAGATCGAATAA